In Leptospiraceae bacterium, a genomic segment contains:
- a CDS encoding formylglycine-generating enzyme family protein, with protein MQFVEIPAGEFKMLGRYPVKISKPFYLSRFEVSQKQWQEVMGKNPSNFRGDCIFWIYCDSQDHPVERVSYDDIQEFIKKLNVSDPSRPRYQYCLPTEAEWEYAYRAGTTTTYYWGNEAEKAENYAWYYENSSSKTHPVGKKRPNAFGLYDMAGNVWEWVEDCYDKDFYAKTGGELSVDPVNRGQKRCSRVLRGGSWVDFDDSLAASSRGDSSSDLQGNSAIGFRLVAFPAGEP; from the coding sequence ATGCAGTTCGTGGAGATCCCCGCAGGAGAGTTTAAAATGCTGGGTCGTTACCCGGTGAAAATCTCGAAACCCTTTTACCTGAGTCGCTTCGAGGTGAGCCAGAAACAGTGGCAGGAGGTCATGGGAAAAAATCCTTCTAATTTCCGCGGAGACTGTATTTTCTGGATCTACTGTGATTCACAAGATCATCCCGTAGAACGCGTAAGCTATGATGATATACAGGAGTTTATTAAAAAACTAAACGTAAGCGACCCTTCCCGACCGAGGTACCAGTACTGCCTGCCTACGGAAGCCGAGTGGGAGTATGCCTACCGGGCAGGTACTACAACAACCTACTACTGGGGAAATGAAGCTGAAAAAGCCGAGAATTATGCCTGGTATTATGAAAATTCTAGTAGTAAAACTCATCCCGTAGGAAAAAAAAGACCCAATGCTTTCGGTCTCTATGACATGGCGGGCAATGTCTGGGAGTGGGTGGAGGACTGTTATGATAAAGATTTTTATGCAAAAACAGGAGGTGAATTGTCGGTAGACCCGGTCAATAGAGGTCAGAAAAGATGTAGTCGAGTTCTGCGTGGTGGTTCCTGGGTCGACTTTGATGATTCCCTTGCCGCATCCAGTCGGGGCGACTCCAGTTCGGACCTCCAGGGCAACAGCGCTATCGGCTTTCGTCTTGTGGCCTTTCCGGCCGGGGAACCCTGA
- a CDS encoding XisI protein, with protein MEITKEQESILIELLRYYGRTPAINSPDVKPSVIVDRESRNYMLIDIGWEKETRVHDCNIHFEIVENKIWIQCNNTDLDLVQELKMRGIEEKSIVPAFLQAENGLPVFVPAKK; from the coding sequence ATGGAAATAACAAAAGAACAGGAAAGCATTCTTATCGAGCTTCTTCGTTATTATGGAAGAACACCGGCGATAAACAGTCCTGATGTAAAACCGAGTGTTATCGTGGATAGGGAAAGTAGAAATTATATGCTGATAGATATTGGATGGGAAAAAGAAACTCGAGTTCATGATTGTAATATTCATTTTGAAATCGTGGAAAATAAAATCTGGATACAGTGTAACAATACAGATCTTGACCTGGTGCAGGAATTGAAAATGCGCGGCATTGAGGAGAAGAGCATTGTTCCTGCTTTTCTTCAAGCGGAAAACGGACTACCGGTTTTTGTACCGGCTAAGAAGTGA